In the genome of Pseudomonas protegens, one region contains:
- a CDS encoding DUF4174 domain-containing protein, with protein MFIRSLTLATLLAVAGPVLAADNDGPLTQDLGKSRPLIVIAPSTVDPTLVSLKKSLDEPANRQAFNERNMVLYTVINTIGQRDGKDIDPQSTMALIRSLKLGAGAQTKVILVGKDGEKKLEHSGAIELKEVFSAVDQLPAAEKQAAAPAPAPEPEAKPASAKAGKAAKPAAAPKALDD; from the coding sequence ATGTTCATCCGGTCATTGACCCTCGCAACTCTGCTCGCTGTCGCCGGCCCGGTCCTGGCTGCCGACAACGATGGCCCACTGACGCAGGACCTGGGCAAATCACGACCATTGATCGTGATCGCTCCCAGCACCGTGGACCCGACCCTGGTGAGCCTGAAGAAGTCCCTGGATGAGCCAGCCAACCGCCAAGCCTTCAACGAACGCAACATGGTCCTGTACACCGTGATCAACACCATCGGCCAGCGCGATGGCAAGGACATCGATCCGCAATCCACCATGGCCCTGATCCGCAGCCTCAAGCTCGGCGCCGGGGCGCAGACCAAGGTGATCCTGGTGGGCAAGGACGGCGAGAAGAAGCTGGAGCACTCCGGGGCCATCGAGCTCAAGGAAGTCTTCAGCGCCGTCGACCAGTTGCCGGCCGCGGAGAAGCAGGCCGCCGCACCGGCCCCGGCTCCCGAGCCCGAAGCCAAGCCGGCCAGCGCCAAAGCCGGTAAAGCGGCCAAGCCCGCCGCCGCTCCCAAGGCCCTGGACGATTGA
- a CDS encoding response regulator: protein MIPLLVCDDSSMARKQVLRTLPSEWQVSVTQACNGREGLEALRRGLGKVALLDLTMPLMDGYQVLSAVQEEGIDARIIVISGDVQEEAVRRTRELGALAFLKKPFDPQQLRALLKQLQLLDSPPPKHPIAPSPPPVVTFRDAFRETVNVSMGYAAALIAKVLDVFVHLPIPHVNVLEAGELQMLLADANRARQLTAICQGYIGSGIAGEALLLFYDSEVADIAQLMEQGTDPYQEMEVLIDLSSVLIGACLSSIAEQLDVFFSVGHPQVLGEHTSIDELIVLNQQRWKKTQAVEISYSLEEQNIHFDLLLLFTEDSMPLLEQKLAYLMS from the coding sequence ATGATCCCCCTCCTCGTCTGCGATGACTCAAGCATGGCCAGAAAGCAGGTGCTGCGGACCCTGCCCAGCGAGTGGCAGGTATCGGTGACCCAGGCCTGCAACGGGCGCGAGGGCCTGGAGGCACTGCGCCGGGGCTTGGGCAAGGTGGCGCTGCTGGACCTGACCATGCCGCTCATGGACGGTTACCAGGTGTTGAGCGCCGTGCAGGAAGAAGGCATCGACGCGCGGATCATCGTCATCTCCGGCGACGTCCAGGAAGAAGCCGTGCGCCGCACCCGCGAGCTGGGTGCCCTGGCCTTTCTCAAGAAACCCTTCGATCCCCAGCAGTTGCGCGCCCTGCTCAAGCAACTGCAACTGCTGGACAGCCCGCCGCCCAAGCATCCGATAGCGCCCTCGCCGCCCCCGGTGGTGACCTTCCGCGACGCCTTCCGGGAAACCGTCAACGTCTCCATGGGCTACGCCGCGGCGCTGATCGCCAAGGTGCTGGATGTGTTCGTGCACCTGCCGATTCCCCACGTCAACGTGCTCGAAGCCGGCGAGTTGCAGATGCTCCTGGCCGACGCCAACCGGGCCCGGCAACTGACCGCCATCTGCCAGGGCTACATCGGCAGCGGCATCGCCGGCGAAGCCTTGCTGTTGTTCTACGACTCGGAAGTGGCGGACATCGCCCAGCTGATGGAACAAGGCACCGATCCCTATCAGGAAATGGAAGTGCTGATCGACCTCTCCAGCGTGTTGATCGGCGCCTGCCTGAGCAGCATCGCCGAACAGCTGGACGTGTTCTTTTCCGTGGGCCATCCCCAGGTACTGGGAGAGCACACCAGCATCGACGAATTGATCGTGCTCAATCAGCAGCGCTGGAAAAAGACCCAGGCGGTGGAGATCAGCTACAGCCTGGAAGAACAGAACATCCACTTCGACCTGTTGCTGTTGTTCACCGAAGACTCCATGCCCCTTCTGGAACAGAAACTCGCCTACCTGATGAGTTGA
- a CDS encoding sensor domain-containing diguanylate cyclase: protein MPKRMDFSELHWLLAVVQSIDVGIVVLDLDCQVQVWNSFMENRSGVPSKQAIDQSFFALFPEVERPWFSRKVSRVVALGTPAFTIWKQRPYLVHFKNYQPITGQGEFMYQNTTLLPLRSSNSEIHHVCLVIYDVTDVAINSLALQQANRQLQHLSRIDHLTQLFNRGHWEQRLAFEYSRHGSAIALLMLDIDHFKSINDRHGHQAGDAVIQRVSQLIHEHVRDSDVAGRYGGEEFAILLPHTDLSGAQTLAERLRQSAEQQQVIHNGQAIAFTISLGIACLDRPARDHRCLIEWADQALYASKHAGRNRVSTYAP, encoded by the coding sequence ATGCCCAAACGAATGGATTTCAGTGAGCTGCACTGGTTGCTGGCGGTGGTCCAGAGCATCGACGTGGGGATCGTGGTGCTCGACCTCGACTGCCAAGTCCAGGTGTGGAACAGCTTTATGGAGAACCGCTCCGGCGTGCCCTCCAAGCAGGCCATCGACCAGTCGTTCTTCGCGCTGTTTCCCGAGGTCGAGCGGCCCTGGTTCAGCCGCAAAGTGAGCCGCGTGGTGGCCTTGGGCACCCCGGCCTTCACGATCTGGAAACAACGGCCGTACCTGGTGCACTTCAAGAACTACCAACCGATCACCGGCCAGGGCGAGTTCATGTACCAGAACACCACCCTGCTGCCGCTGCGCTCGTCCAACAGCGAGATCCACCACGTCTGCCTGGTGATCTACGACGTCACCGACGTGGCGATCAACAGCCTGGCGCTGCAGCAGGCCAACCGGCAGTTGCAGCACCTGTCGCGCATCGACCACCTGACCCAGCTGTTCAACCGCGGTCACTGGGAACAGCGCCTGGCGTTCGAGTACAGCCGCCACGGCAGCGCCATCGCCCTGCTGATGCTGGACATCGACCACTTCAAGTCGATCAACGATCGCCATGGGCACCAGGCCGGGGACGCGGTGATTCAGCGCGTCTCGCAGCTGATCCACGAGCATGTGCGCGACAGCGATGTGGCCGGGCGCTATGGCGGCGAGGAATTCGCCATCCTCCTGCCCCACACCGACCTGAGCGGGGCCCAGACCCTGGCCGAGCGCCTGCGCCAGTCGGCAGAACAGCAGCAGGTGATCCACAACGGCCAGGCCATCGCCTTCACCATCAGCCTGGGCATCGCCTGCCTCGACCGCCCGGCCCGGGATCACCGCTGCCTGATCGAATGGGCCGACCAGGCGCTATACGCCTCCAAGCACGCCGGGCGCAATCGGGTCAGCACCTACGCGCCTTGA
- a CDS encoding YncE family protein — protein MSQSNSNRSPQEQWRQAVLTYARDINQYVETGTREGWKGLKEPNMPDTEHLLQDWQAALQASNQGPYDAAQHQAFRQDWPPAHFPLTPRLESQGRMIPTLALLPDGSLLARIGAPYEAGCVVHIDDARIETLEQVECFGVCPQRRYFAWGRADGIQVTDGWNGPQVASFAWPDPHASLPAGVDLEDSGRPTPTSLIPFPDGRRVLLVSADGIFVLAAEGATRLLPSLEDLQQELADGVAPEDLSIGLSMEHGAVSPDGQWIAIGEQSGMHLVFDARLQQVAQIGPASEYPHFAHFNSRGDRLLLNACHFYGGASLGVAVADLPGLSTDFYSDDPRTPVLQEGARVYAAASRGNEFIIGDAYGYLRAVSETGEERWQHYVGSTLTALDISADGKTLVAATYAGIIVKIDLDAGRPEWQIGTGEHHETHRWLFWKDFAKPLLW, from the coding sequence ATGTCCCAGTCGAATTCAAACCGCTCCCCGCAAGAGCAATGGCGGCAAGCCGTGCTGACCTATGCCCGCGACATCAACCAGTATGTCGAAACCGGCACCCGCGAGGGCTGGAAGGGCCTGAAGGAGCCGAACATGCCCGACACCGAGCACCTGTTACAGGATTGGCAGGCAGCTCTGCAAGCGAGCAACCAAGGCCCCTACGACGCCGCGCAGCACCAGGCCTTCCGCCAGGACTGGCCACCGGCACACTTCCCACTGACGCCACGCCTGGAAAGCCAGGGGCGGATGATTCCGACCCTGGCCCTGTTGCCGGACGGCAGCCTGCTGGCCCGCATCGGCGCGCCCTACGAGGCCGGCTGCGTGGTGCATATCGACGACGCGCGGATCGAAACCCTGGAGCAGGTGGAGTGCTTCGGCGTGTGCCCGCAGCGGCGTTACTTCGCCTGGGGCCGGGCCGACGGCATTCAGGTCACTGACGGCTGGAACGGGCCGCAGGTGGCAAGTTTTGCCTGGCCCGATCCCCACGCGAGCCTGCCGGCGGGCGTAGACCTGGAAGACAGCGGGCGCCCCACCCCCACCAGCCTGATTCCCTTCCCCGACGGGCGCCGGGTGCTGCTGGTGAGCGCCGACGGCATCTTTGTCCTCGCCGCCGAAGGTGCCACGCGCCTGCTGCCGAGCCTGGAAGACCTGCAGCAAGAGCTGGCCGACGGCGTCGCCCCGGAGGACCTGAGCATCGGCCTGAGCATGGAACATGGCGCGGTGTCGCCCGATGGCCAGTGGATCGCCATCGGCGAGCAAAGCGGTATGCACCTGGTGTTCGATGCGAGGTTGCAGCAGGTCGCGCAGATCGGCCCCGCCAGCGAGTACCCGCACTTTGCGCACTTCAACTCGCGCGGCGACCGCCTGCTGCTCAACGCCTGCCACTTCTACGGCGGCGCCAGCCTGGGGGTGGCGGTGGCCGACCTGCCGGGGCTCTCCACCGACTTCTACAGCGACGACCCGCGCACTCCGGTGCTGCAGGAAGGCGCCCGGGTGTACGCCGCCGCCTCACGGGGCAACGAGTTCATCATCGGCGACGCCTACGGCTACCTGCGGGCCGTCAGTGAAACCGGCGAGGAACGCTGGCAGCACTACGTCGGCTCGACCCTGACCGCCCTGGACATCAGCGCCGATGGCAAGACCCTGGTGGCCGCCACCTATGCCGGGATCATCGTCAAGATAGACCTGGACGCCGGGCGCCCGGAATGGCAGATCGGCACCGGCGAGCACCACGAAACCCACCGCTGGCTGTTCTGGAAGGACTTCGCCAAGCCGCTGCTGTGGTGA
- a CDS encoding saccharopine dehydrogenase family protein, with translation MTLRVLVVGGYGNFGSIVCRYLIQTPGVHLLISGRDPRKLAAKVQALQAEGGQPCEGWCGDAMGPQWVPALKALDVHWVIHTAGPFQGQSYAVAQGCIEAGVNYCDLADCRQFVGGIGVLDAQARAAGVTLLSGCSSVPTLSTAIIDEHRERFSRIDRIDHGISSSAKMPGLSTIQGVLAYAGRPILQLKDGQPHPVIGWQGLTLRKLPGLGTRLVANVDVPDLDLFAERYGAHTLSFKAGAGLKIAGLANALLAQAVKLGLIADPAPWAARLHRCGTWFEGFGDGLSAMYVDVHGLGRDGQPLSMHAQLTATHDHGPEIPSCAAVAVVHKLLAGHVPAPGARSSAGEVSVAEYLRAIDDPDHLRLQVSFSRPPV, from the coding sequence ATGACGCTCAGGGTGTTGGTGGTCGGTGGTTATGGCAATTTCGGCAGCATCGTCTGCCGCTATCTGATCCAGACGCCCGGGGTGCATCTGCTGATTTCCGGGCGTGACCCGCGCAAGCTCGCAGCCAAGGTTCAGGCGCTGCAAGCCGAGGGTGGACAGCCCTGCGAAGGCTGGTGCGGCGATGCCATGGGCCCGCAGTGGGTGCCGGCGCTCAAGGCCCTGGATGTGCATTGGGTGATCCACACCGCAGGGCCGTTCCAGGGTCAGTCCTATGCGGTGGCCCAGGGCTGCATCGAGGCCGGCGTCAACTATTGCGATCTGGCGGACTGCCGGCAGTTCGTCGGTGGCATTGGCGTCCTCGACGCCCAGGCCCGGGCGGCCGGGGTAACGCTGCTCAGCGGTTGCAGCTCGGTGCCGACTTTGTCGACGGCGATCATCGATGAGCACCGTGAGCGTTTCTCCCGCATCGATCGGATCGACCACGGCATTTCCTCCTCGGCGAAAATGCCCGGCCTGTCCACCATCCAGGGCGTGTTGGCCTACGCCGGCCGGCCGATCCTGCAACTCAAGGACGGCCAGCCGCACCCGGTGATCGGCTGGCAGGGCCTGACCCTGCGCAAGTTGCCGGGGCTGGGCACGCGGCTGGTGGCCAATGTCGATGTGCCGGACCTGGACCTGTTCGCCGAGCGTTATGGTGCCCACACCCTGAGCTTCAAGGCTGGTGCCGGGCTGAAGATAGCCGGGTTGGCCAACGCCCTGCTGGCCCAGGCGGTGAAGCTCGGGCTGATCGCCGACCCGGCGCCTTGGGCTGCGCGTTTGCATCGTTGCGGCACTTGGTTTGAAGGTTTCGGCGACGGCCTCAGTGCCATGTACGTGGACGTGCATGGCCTGGGCCGGGACGGTCAGCCGCTGTCGATGCACGCGCAGTTGACCGCCACCCACGATCACGGTCCGGAGATCCCCAGTTGCGCGGCGGTGGCGGTGGTGCACAAGCTGCTGGCCGGCCATGTGCCGGCCCCGGGTGCCCGGTCCAGCGCCGGCGAGGTCAGCGTGGCGGAGTACCTGCGGGCGATCGATGATCCTGACCACCTGCGGCTGCAGGTGAGTTTCTCGCGCCCGCCGGTCTAG
- a CDS encoding oxaloacetate decarboxylase has protein sequence MSRLSHQDLRRGFRELIASNSCYHTASVFDPMSARIAADLGFEVGILGGSVASLQVLAAPDFALITLSEFAEQATRIGRVAQLPVIADADHGYGNALNVMRTVVELERAGIAALTIEDTLLPAQFGRKSTDLISVAEGVGKIRAALEARVDTELAIIARTNAGILPVQEIISRTQQYQRAGADAICMVGIRDFEQLEQISEHLSVPLMLVTYGNPALRDDARLAELGVKIAVDGHAAYFAAIKATYDCLREQRQIFTQASDLSATELAHTYTQPEDYIVWAKEFMSVKE, from the coding sequence ATGTCCAGGCTTTCCCATCAAGATTTGCGCCGCGGTTTCCGTGAACTGATCGCCTCCAACTCCTGCTACCACACCGCTTCCGTGTTCGACCCGATGTCCGCGCGCATCGCCGCCGACCTGGGTTTTGAAGTGGGCATCCTCGGCGGTTCCGTGGCCTCGCTGCAGGTGCTGGCGGCCCCCGACTTCGCCCTGATCACCCTCAGCGAATTCGCCGAGCAGGCCACCCGCATCGGCCGTGTGGCCCAACTGCCGGTGATCGCCGACGCCGACCACGGCTACGGCAACGCGCTGAACGTGATGCGCACCGTGGTGGAACTGGAACGGGCCGGCATCGCCGCGCTGACCATCGAAGACACCCTGCTGCCGGCGCAGTTCGGGCGCAAATCCACCGACCTGATTTCGGTGGCCGAAGGCGTCGGCAAGATCCGCGCCGCCCTGGAAGCCCGGGTCGACACCGAGCTGGCGATCATCGCCCGGACCAACGCCGGAATCCTCCCGGTGCAGGAAATCATCAGCCGCACCCAGCAGTACCAGCGCGCAGGCGCCGACGCCATCTGCATGGTCGGCATCCGTGATTTCGAGCAACTGGAACAGATCTCCGAGCACCTGAGCGTGCCGCTGATGCTGGTGACCTACGGCAACCCGGCACTGCGCGACGATGCCCGCCTGGCCGAGCTGGGGGTGAAAATCGCGGTGGACGGCCACGCCGCCTACTTCGCCGCGATCAAGGCCACCTACGACTGCCTGCGCGAGCAGCGGCAGATCTTCACCCAGGCCTCGGACCTGAGTGCCACCGAGCTGGCCCATACCTACACCCAGCCCGAGGACTACATCGTCTGGGCCAAGGAGTTCATGAGCGTCAAGGAGTAA
- a CDS encoding response regulator, translating into MCPASSVRPDATSRLILVVEDEPTVLEFLCEILQDEGFATEGMDSADRAWEFLQQHAADVALLLTDISMPGTLNGASLSNLCGERWPSLPIVVMSGFETPESSGVRYPVTFIRKPWTIGQILDCVEGALKSAQG; encoded by the coding sequence ATGTGCCCAGCCTCATCCGTCCGCCCCGACGCCACCTCTCGCTTGATCCTGGTGGTGGAGGACGAACCGACGGTGCTGGAGTTTCTTTGCGAGATTCTGCAGGACGAGGGGTTTGCCACCGAGGGCATGGACAGTGCCGACCGGGCCTGGGAGTTCCTGCAGCAACATGCCGCGGACGTGGCCCTGCTGCTCACCGACATCAGCATGCCCGGCACGCTCAACGGCGCCAGCCTGAGCAACCTGTGCGGTGAACGCTGGCCGTCGCTGCCAATCGTGGTGATGTCGGGTTTCGAGACCCCCGAGAGTTCCGGGGTGCGCTATCCGGTGACCTTCATCCGCAAGCCCTGGACCATCGGGCAGATCCTCGACTGCGTGGAAGGCGCGTTGAAATCGGCCCAGGGTTGA
- a CDS encoding SIR2 family NAD-dependent protein deacylase codes for MEFDPQRLAQARHLVVFSGAGVSAESAIPTFRDALTGLWENFDPARLATPQAFREDPALVWGWYEWRRMKVLQAHPNPAHLAIAELARRVPRLTLITQNVDDLHERAGSPSVLHLHGSLHHPKCFACNRPFSGELPEPVLPEQGCSLEPPRCTGCNGKIRPGVVWFGEALPPHILKEAFKAAGECDLLLSVGTSGLVQPAAQIPQLALEQGACVVHINSQPQACTKPEEYSLVGKAGQIMPELLRQAFA; via the coding sequence ATGGAATTCGATCCCCAACGCCTGGCCCAGGCCCGACACCTGGTGGTGTTCAGTGGCGCCGGAGTCTCGGCTGAAAGCGCCATCCCGACCTTTCGCGACGCCCTGACCGGGTTGTGGGAAAACTTCGACCCGGCGCGGCTGGCCACGCCCCAAGCCTTTCGCGAGGACCCGGCGCTGGTCTGGGGCTGGTATGAATGGCGCCGCATGAAAGTGCTCCAGGCCCACCCCAACCCGGCCCACCTGGCGATTGCCGAACTGGCCCGACGCGTACCGCGCCTGACCCTGATCACCCAGAATGTCGATGACCTGCACGAGCGCGCCGGCAGCCCCTCGGTGCTGCACCTGCACGGCAGCCTGCACCACCCCAAGTGCTTCGCCTGCAACCGCCCCTTCAGCGGCGAACTGCCAGAACCCGTGTTGCCGGAGCAGGGTTGCAGCCTGGAGCCCCCCCGTTGCACCGGCTGCAACGGCAAGATCCGCCCCGGGGTGGTGTGGTTCGGCGAAGCCCTGCCACCGCACATCCTCAAAGAGGCATTCAAAGCGGCAGGCGAATGCGACCTGCTGTTGTCGGTAGGCACCTCGGGTCTGGTGCAGCCGGCGGCGCAGATCCCCCAACTGGCGCTGGAGCAAGGTGCCTGCGTGGTGCACATCAACTCGCAGCCCCAGGCCTGTACGAAGCCTGAGGAATACAGCCTGGTGGGCAAGGCCGGACAGATTATGCCGGAACTGCTGCGCCAGGCCTTTGCCTGA
- the ppnN gene encoding nucleotide 5'-monophosphate nucleosidase PpnN — MPQRHVINASVSPKGSLETLSQREVQQLSAAGSGSIYTLFRQCALAILNTGAHVDNAKTILDAYHDFEVRIHQQDRGVRLELLNAPADAFVDGEMIASTREMLFSALRDIVYTENELDSQRIDLDSSQGITDYVFHLLRNARTLRPGVEPKMVVCWGGHSINTEEYKYTKKVGHELGLRKLDICTGCGPGVMKGPMKGATIAHAKQRMSGGRYLGLTEPGIIAAEAPNPIVNELVILPDIEKRLEAFVRVGHGIIIFPGGAGTAEEFLYLLGILMHPDNRDLPFPVILTGPRSAAPYLEQLNAFVLATLGEAAQQHYQVIIDNPAEVARQMTEGLKTVKQFRRERNDAFHFNWLLKIDESLQRPFDPTHENMASLQLNHALAPHELAANLRRAFSGIVAGNVKDQGIRLIEQKGPYSIHGDPTIMRPLDQLLKAFVEQHRMKLPGGAAYVPCYRVVS, encoded by the coding sequence ATGCCGCAAAGACACGTGATCAATGCTTCGGTCAGCCCGAAAGGCAGCCTGGAGACCCTCTCGCAACGTGAAGTGCAACAACTCAGCGCCGCCGGCTCCGGCAGCATCTACACCCTGTTCCGCCAGTGCGCCCTGGCCATTCTCAATACCGGCGCCCACGTCGACAACGCCAAGACCATCCTCGACGCCTACCACGATTTTGAAGTGCGCATTCACCAGCAGGATCGCGGCGTGCGCCTTGAACTGCTGAACGCGCCGGCCGACGCCTTCGTCGACGGTGAAATGATCGCCAGCACCCGGGAAATGCTCTTCAGTGCCCTGCGCGACATTGTCTACACCGAGAACGAACTGGACAGCCAGCGCATCGACCTGGACAGCTCTCAGGGCATCACCGACTACGTCTTCCATCTGCTGCGCAACGCCCGTACCCTGCGCCCCGGCGTGGAGCCGAAGATGGTGGTGTGCTGGGGCGGCCACTCGATCAACACCGAAGAATACAAATACACCAAGAAGGTCGGTCACGAACTGGGCCTGCGCAAGCTGGACATCTGCACCGGCTGCGGTCCGGGCGTGATGAAGGGCCCGATGAAAGGCGCCACCATCGCCCACGCCAAGCAGCGCATGAGCGGCGGTCGCTACCTGGGCCTGACCGAGCCGGGGATCATCGCCGCCGAAGCACCGAACCCCATCGTCAACGAGCTGGTGATCCTGCCGGACATCGAGAAGCGCCTGGAGGCCTTCGTCCGTGTCGGCCACGGCATCATCATCTTCCCGGGGGGCGCCGGCACCGCCGAGGAATTCCTCTATCTGCTGGGCATCCTCATGCACCCGGATAACCGCGACCTGCCGTTCCCGGTGATCCTCACCGGCCCGCGCAGCGCGGCGCCGTACCTGGAGCAGCTCAACGCCTTTGTCCTGGCGACCCTGGGTGAAGCCGCACAGCAGCACTACCAGGTCATCATCGACAACCCGGCGGAGGTCGCCCGGCAGATGACCGAGGGGCTGAAGACCGTCAAGCAGTTCCGCCGCGAACGCAACGACGCCTTCCACTTCAACTGGTTGCTGAAGATCGACGAGAGCCTGCAGCGTCCCTTCGATCCGACCCACGAGAACATGGCCAGCCTGCAACTGAACCACGCCCTGGCGCCCCACGAGCTGGCGGCCAACCTGCGCCGCGCGTTCTCCGGCATCGTCGCCGGCAACGTCAAGGACCAGGGCATCCGCCTGATCGAACAGAAAGGCCCCTACAGCATCCACGGCGACCCGACGATCATGCGGCCCCTGGACCAGCTGCTCAAAGCCTTCGTCGAGCAGCACCGCATGAAGCTGCCCGGCGGCGCGGCCTATGTGCCGTGCTACCGCGTCGTCAGTTGA
- a CDS encoding dienelactone hydrolase family protein, whose product MGHYLEISAADGAGVFRGYLALPASGRGPGLVIGQEIFGINDNMRATADLYAEEGYVALVPDLFWRQQPGVELGYSTADFQVALGLFGGLDLDRAVQDIAASIEALRALEAVSGPAVGYVGYCMGGKLAYLTATRTDAACAVGYYGMGIDEYLDEAVHIHGRLVLHFAEQDVYCDAAARQRIGAALAGRPGVEIYSYPQADHAFARIGSEHYHKPSATLAHGRTIAALKKAVGPDFDLGALWEAHVSHEFATRDVPATMATMVKEPYVNHVPTLTGGVGAADLSRFYEQHFVHGNPPDTRMIPVSRTVGALQVVDEFILCFTHSTEIDWLLPGVKPTGKYVEIPMLAVVGFRGDKLCHEHIYWDQASVLVQIGLLDPAGLPVAGAECARKVLDESLPSNQLMARWQR is encoded by the coding sequence ATGGGGCACTACCTAGAAATCAGCGCCGCTGATGGGGCGGGCGTATTCCGTGGCTATCTGGCCTTGCCCGCCAGTGGCCGGGGGCCTGGGCTGGTGATTGGCCAGGAGATTTTCGGCATCAACGACAATATGCGCGCCACCGCTGATCTGTATGCCGAGGAGGGTTATGTGGCCCTGGTGCCGGACCTGTTCTGGCGTCAGCAGCCCGGGGTCGAGCTGGGCTACAGCACCGCGGACTTTCAGGTGGCCCTGGGCTTGTTCGGCGGCCTGGACCTGGACCGCGCGGTGCAGGACATCGCCGCCTCGATCGAGGCCCTGCGCGCTCTGGAGGCGGTCAGCGGCCCGGCGGTGGGCTACGTCGGCTATTGCATGGGCGGCAAGCTGGCCTACCTCACCGCCACCCGGACCGATGCGGCCTGCGCCGTGGGTTACTACGGCATGGGCATCGATGAATACCTGGATGAGGCGGTGCATATCCACGGGCGTCTGGTGCTGCACTTCGCCGAACAGGATGTCTACTGTGATGCTGCGGCCCGCCAGCGCATCGGCGCGGCCCTGGCCGGGCGCCCTGGGGTGGAGATCTACAGCTACCCGCAAGCCGACCACGCTTTTGCCCGCATCGGCAGCGAGCATTACCACAAGCCTTCGGCAACCCTGGCTCACGGGCGCACCATCGCCGCGCTGAAAAAGGCGGTGGGGCCGGACTTCGACCTCGGTGCCCTGTGGGAGGCCCATGTCAGCCACGAGTTCGCGACCCGGGACGTGCCGGCCACCATGGCGACCATGGTCAAGGAGCCCTACGTCAATCACGTGCCGACGCTGACCGGCGGTGTCGGCGCGGCTGATCTGAGCCGTTTCTACGAGCAGCACTTCGTCCACGGCAACCCGCCGGACACCCGCATGATCCCGGTGTCGCGCACGGTTGGCGCGTTGCAGGTGGTGGACGAATTCATCCTCTGCTTCACCCACAGTACGGAAATCGACTGGCTGCTGCCCGGGGTCAAGCCCACCGGCAAGTACGTGGAAATCCCCATGCTGGCGGTGGTCGGGTTTCGCGGCGACAAGCTGTGCCACGAGCACATCTATTGGGATCAGGCCAGCGTGCTGGTGCAGATCGGCCTGCTGGATCCGGCAGGGCTGCCGGTGGCGGGGGCCGAGTGTGCGCGCAAGGTGCTCGATGAAAGCCTGCCGTCCAACCAGTTGATGGCCCGTTGGCAGCGCTGA